In bacterium, the genomic stretch GAGGAGAGAGCCTAGGATGTGATGGTATTCCTCGCCGAACGTGATCGCGGTAAAGCGCCGTGAATTGGCAACGCCGGTCTGAAGACACGCCGCGAGAGGGGTCAGGTCAAACCGGCCGTCCTCACGCTCAGTAAATATGCCGATGCTCGCGAGGGCCCGCATCACCCGATAGAGAGAGCGGCTATGCACACCAGCGACCATCGCCATCTCTTCGCAACTCTTCGGGCCCTCCTTCAGCATGTCGGCGATGCCAAGCTTGGCCGCTACGTAGATCAGTTGCGAGACCCGGTTGCCGGTTATCATGCGAGCGAGTGCCATGTGGGGCGCCATATCGCTTTGTTTCTCTGAGCAACTACTGGGCTGGGATATCATCGTGCGCCCCCTTCACTTTGGATCAACATCAGCGTTGCGGGGTCCGATTACAAGCGGTATTAGTACCAACTCAATTCGACGGATAGCGACGCAAGAAGTGATCCCGACGCCTTGGATCCTCCGCTATCTCTTTGATGAGCCGGTTCCTTTGTTCGAGCCAGCGCATGAGGTACCATCTAACGAACAGGGCATCAACGGCGGTGCCAATGGGTCCGAGTGGACTGCGGAAATCGAGGTGGTCGGTCATGAGGGTCGTATTATTGACGCGCTCAAAGAAGTGATCGTGATCGAAGCGCTCGAAGTAGCCGGCCACGACCGAA encodes the following:
- a CDS encoding methyltransferase dimerization domain-containing protein encodes the protein MALARMITGNRVSQLIYVAAKLGIADMLKEGPKSCEEMAMVAGVHSRSLYRVMRALASIGIFTEREDGRFDLTPLAACLQTGVANSRRFTAITFGEEYHHILGSLLSSVKTGEVAFDQIYGTGYFHYLEQNPEAAATFNEFMTET
- a CDS encoding SRPBCC family protein: MAMPIITLRTEIKAPIDVCFDLSRSIDVHVYIAQRSGEQAVAGVTSGLIGPNERVTWRAKHLWWQEMTTEIRAFDRPNHFRDSVVAGYFERFDHDHFFERVNNTTLMTDHLDFRSPLGPIGTAVDALFVRWYLMRWLEQRNRLIKEIAEDPRRRDHFLRRYPSN